Below is a window of Fibrobacter sp. UWB11 DNA.
ATCGTGAGGCTTTTTTGCCGCCTGTTTTTCTTCCATAGAATATCCTTTCTCTTTTTAGAGACAAGTTCATAAAAGAAATGATATAAGAAAGGATATAGATAACGATATAATAAATTCAGTTCATCAGAACTGTTGATTATAATCTAACAAAGTCGTTCAAGAAAAACAAGGGGGCGTTTTGCAGAGCATCCATTTTGCAAACAACCGTTTGCACGAGTGTCGCGGCAACCAAGCTTGCTTGAGTTGACATGACCGAGTAGCAGGTTGTTCTGCAAACAACCGTTTGCAAGCAATATTCATTCAGTAAAGGTAAATGGGATTGAGACGATTGTTTCACCTGATTTTACCCTGAAAAATACCCAGCTGCCTACTAATTGTTGTATTTCGGCATCAAAATTGCGATTTTGCGTTGTAGAAGAAACGATGGAAACGTCTGTAATTTCACCTTTGGGAGCAATTGTGAATTTTAAGGTAATCTCACCTTGGAATCCAGGATTCTTTTTCAAATATCTATTATAAACATGACGAAGTCCTGGTGTTCGTTGACGAAAAACTTTCATAACATCTGAAGCAGTTCGATTGGCTCCATTTTCATTTTTTAAATCAATATCACTTAAAGACGGAATCTTAACATGTCCCTTATACATGTTTTTCACAGGTGGATAGCCTGGGAAACATGACATTACAGGAGAATCACAATGAAAAAAAGTAGTTTTTCGTTCCTCACTAAAACCAGGTATCGGCTTACCACGACGATACCAACTACTATTAGAATCTATTTTTGCACTAATCCTTCGAAATTTTACTGATTCCTTCGTTACAGTCGAACTACTAGACTCCATCTGTCGGCTAGTTTCTTCTTTGCAGCTTGAAAATACGAAAGCAACACTTGCGACGACAATCGCGATGAAAAAATTTTTCATTTTACACATTTCCATATTCGCCTCGCATTCTTTCAGCACTGCAAACGTGAGTACATCTGAATATCATTTACAAAATCACAAAAACAACGCCAAGCGTTTTAATGAAAATTTACATGTAACGGGAGAAATGCCCTACCCTATAATTTCCAGCGCGGCGTACTTAAGGATAATAGTGCGGTTGATGTTTTCTCGATCAAAGCGAACATCAACGCGAGCGTTGTCGCCACTGCCATAAGCCTTCATGATAACGCCATTGCCGTACTTGGAATGTCGAACACGAACGCCTGCCTGGTATGGATTCTGATTTGCGACTTGGCTGTATTCATCGTAAACAACGTGCGGACCACTCGAAGCGGCAGGCTTTGGCGAAGCCACCTTAATCGGATTGCGATAGACGATATGCTTGTCGTTTTTCTTGATGGACGCTGGCACCGCCGCCGGACGAGAACCATACGAGCCATACGAAGAACCGCCATAACTGCCGGAACCGCTACGAGAGCTTCCGTAAGAATTTCCGCTGTATGAGCCGCCGGACGAACGGGAACTTCCGAAAGATCCCGAAGAACCATAGGACGGACGGGAACCATAATTCGACGAACCATACGACGAACTGGAACGCGTATTCCCGACAAAACTAGGAACGGACGGACGTGTATTCAAACACGGAGTAAAGTCAACAACAGACGGGTCCAATTCCTTGAGGAACCGTGACGGAGCAAACGGACGGATATTCCCCTGGAAGAACCTGCGTTCGGCATGGTACAGATAAAGTTTCTTTTCGGCACGGGTGCACCCCACGTAGAACAAACGACGTTCTTCTTCCATCTGCTCATTGATTTCAGCCATCGAGAGCATCGAAGTTCCGCGCACCAGTGGGAAGATTTCATCATCGCAGCCTGCAAGGTGAACCGTATTGAATTCAAGGCCCTTTGCCATGTGGATTGTCATAAGCGTCACAAGGCCCTTCGACGTATCGACCTTCTTGTCGCCATCCGTCAAAAGTGAAATGTCCTGCAAGAACGCATCAAGAGTCGCCCCCGGATGGTCTTCGTCAAATTCGCGGATAGCGTTGATCATTTCGTCCAAGTTCGCAATGCGTTCATCGGCCGTAGTTTCGTCTTCCTTGCGCAAGAATTCCTTGTAACCGATATCGTTGATAATGTTTTCAGCAAGAATCGGGAGCGGCGTTTCGCCAGAATTCATCATGTTTTTCCAGCGGATGACAAGATCGGTAAAACCTTTCAACTTCGGAGCGCCGCGCCCCGTGCCGTTCGCTTCGGCCAAAAGATTGTCCCACAACGATCCCTCGCCCGCCTTCACCTTGGCGAGCACGCCTTCGACAGTTGTCTTGCCGATGGCACGTGGCGGAGTGTTAATCACACGCAAGTAGGCGGCATCGTCTTTTTCGTTGGCGAGCACGCGCAAGTAGGCCAAAATATCCTTAATTTCTTTGCGGTCCCAGAACCTTGTGCCACCAAAAATCACCGACGGAATTCGCAGGTCGTTGAGAGCCTTTTCAAGCAAACGGGACTGCGCGTTGGTGCGGTAGAAAACAGCCGTTTTTGCATAAAAATCAGGACCAGCTTGCGCAATTGCCTTTGCAATATTCGATGCTTCGGAACGGTCATCCTCGAAATAGCGCACGTGGATGAGTTCGCCCGCTTCTTCCTTGGAGAACACGTTCTTCTGCATTTCTGCAGGGCGAACGTTATGCGCAATCACGGAACCCGCGCCCTTAACGATGTTCGCGGTCGAGCGGTAATTACGTTCTAGCTTGACAATCGTCACCGGAGCAAAATCGCGGTGGAAATTGCGGATAATCTTGATGTTCGCGCCACGCCAGCCGTAAATACTTTGGTCGTCATCGCCCACCACCGTCACGTTCTTCGTTTCCGGATTGATGAGTAACTTCAAAAGTTCATACTGCACATCGTTCGTGTCCTGGTATTCATCGACCACGACATACTGAAACTGGTGTCTCAAAGACTCGACCAATCTAGGCACCATCTGCAACATCTTGACCGTATTGAAAAGCAAGTCATCGAAGTCCATCGCATTCGATTCCGACAGCTTTTTCTGGTAAGCAGCATAGTAACGAGCATTGCGTTCTTGGTCGGCAAATTCCGCATTCAACATCGCGATATCAGGAGTCTGCAACGTTGCCTTGTCGCCTTTATACAAAATCGTATTCTTGTAGCGCGAAATCGCACCATGAACCTTTTTCAGTTCAGCAGGGTCATAATCATCGCCCAAATCGTCCTTCAAGATTTCCTTGAGGATGCGCTTCTGGTCGTCGTCATCGTAAATCGAAAAATTCGCATCAAACCACTTGCCACCAAGCGCCTGAATCACAAAATCTTTCGCAAGGCAGAGTTTCAAAAGCTTAAGGCACACGGAATGGAACGTTCCCATCCACATAAAAGGCAAGCGATTATCCAACAGTTTCTGGATACGGTCCTTCATTTCACGAGCGGCCTTGTTCGTAAACGTCACCGCCAGCACTCGATTGGATTCCACATTGTGAAACGAAACTAAATGGGCAATCTTGTAGGTAATGCAACGCGTCTTTCCCGAACCTGCACCGGCAAGGATCAGCATCGGGCCGTTGATTTTCTTTGCGGCAGCCGCCTGTTCCGGGTTCAACTCACGATCTAAAACATTACCATCTACAGTATTTGCCATCCTGCACCTCTAGTCGATATACAGATGTGCAATATAGAAAATAGGTTGTAGGTTTTAGGGGTTAGGCATTAGGAAATAGCCAATGGTTATTGGTCATTGGTCAATGGTCATTAGTTATTAGTCATTGGTTATTAGTTTAGACTCTTACAAAAATAGGAGATCCCCGCTCGGAGGCGGGGATGACAAGAATAAAAGTTCGGGGTGACAAGCGTCTATTATTCGTCGGCGGTGGATGCGCCAATAGCCTGTTCCAAAGTGGTCTGCCCCTGGAGAGCCTTGTTGATACCGTCCATACGGAGCGTAATCATTTCGCAAGACTTGATGGCCTCGCGCTTGATTTCGTCACCGGAAGCACGCTTAATCACAAGGTTACGCACAGATTCGTTCGGCACGAGGAATTCGTAAATACCGCAACGGCCCTTGAAGCCCGAACCATCGCACTTTTCGCAACCACGGCCATGGTAGAACTGCATGTCCGGCGAAAGGTGGAGTTCATCGCGGAGTTCCTGAGAAATCTCGACCGGTTCCTTACAGTTCTTGCAAATACGGCGCACAAGACGTTGGGCCAAGACCCCCTTAATGGCAGTAGACACAAGGAACGGTTCCAATCCCATTTCGAGCAAACGAGGGAAAGCACCTGCAGCATCGTTTGTATGGAGCGTACTGAAGACCAAGTGACCCGTCAAAGCAGCTTCGATAGCCATCGTCGAGGTTTCTTGGTCACGCATTTCACCGATCATGATAACGTCCGGGTCCTGACGGAGCAAGGCACGAATGCCCGCCGCAAACGTAAACCCTGCGGCATTGTTAATCTGACCTTGGTTCACACCATCAATATTCAATTCCACCGGGTCTTCCATCGTCGAGATGTTAATCGTCGAGTCAAGAATTTCACGAATAGAAGCATAAAGCGTCGTAGACTTACCGGAACCCGTCGGACCGGTAACCAGCACAATTCCATTAGGAGCGTTAATCGCATCGATAAACTGCTTGAGCACGCGTGGGTCGAAGCCCATTTCCTTTAGCGGGAACTGACCCGAGTTCGGGTCCAAAATACGCATAACGATTTTTTCGCAAACGCCACGCTTACGCAAAGAAATCGGGAACGAGCTCACACGAAGGTCAACCTCGGCGCCCTTGTAACGCACGGTAAAGCGTCCGTCCAACGGTTTACGTTTTTCTGCAATGTCCATTTTGGACAAAAGCTTAATACGCGAAAGGATCTGCGGCATCAAACGAGCCGGAATCGGAGACATCACCTGCAAGTCACCATCAATACGGTAGCGCAACTTGAGGAACGTTTCTTGCGGTTCAAGGTGAATATCAGATGCATGGCGGGCAATGGCTTCGTGAATAAGCGTAGTCACGATCTTAACGACCTGACGACCTTCTTCGTCGGTCAATTCCGGTTCGTCGTTACCGCCCTGACCGCGTTCAACGGTTTCAAGTTCATCGTCGTTAGAAGAGCCGATAAGTTCAGCAAGGGATTCTTCGGCAGGTCCGTGGCCAGCAAAAAGAATATCGATAGTCTTCTTGATATCCTGTTCGGATGCCATGACCACATCGACGTTTTTTTTGACCTTGAACTTGATGGAGTCCCTGAGTCTCACGTTCGTCGGGTCCGCCATGGCAACAACGAGCGCCTGGCGAGAATCCTTCGTCACATAAAGCGGTACAATTTTGTGTGTTTTACACTGGTCTTCAGAGATATACTCGTAAACCTTCTCATCAAGCTTGATAGCATCGAGCTTTACAAAAGGAACTTCGAACTGGCAGCAAAGAATGTCAGTGAGTTTCTTTTCGTCAATAAACTTCAAATCGACGAGCACGCGACCCAAGCGCTTGCCACCCGACGTTTTTTGCTTTTCAAGAGCCTCGTTCAACTGGTCCTGAGTAATGAAGCCCTGGTCCAAGAGCATTTCACCAATACGCTTCTTGGTGACGCTCTGCATTTGGACACCCAGAATATCCGTCAGCTGTTCCTGCTTGACCATTCCAGCCTTAATGAGGATCTGGACGAGGGTCACCTTCTTGCCCAACTGCGCCTGGTACTTGACTTCGTCTTCGGCGTACTTCAACTGGTCTTCGTTAATCAAGTTAACGCGAACCAGCAACTGTCCTAAGCTGTTTGAATCCTTCATAGATGCGACCACGCCTGAGCGTTTAAAATTATCCTACCACCAACTTGGTTTTTCAAGTAAACACCACACCCTGAATCGACAAAACCAATTTCGTAGATTTCGGCTTTTTGGGGCGTACCTTCTAAATATATACTTTTTGTAACATTAGAAGTGAACAGAAGTTCGTATTCTTCACCCCCATTTAACGCAAATTTGAGGGGAGAAAGCCCAAAATAATCACACATTTCCAAAACATCGGGGTCAATGGGCAATTTTTTTTCGTCAATTTCGATGGAAACACCCGAAGAAAGGGCCAAATGGTTCGCCTCGGAGCTGAGTCCGTCGCTAATGTCCATGCAGGCGCCCCGCACCCCCTGTTTTACCAGTTGAGCCCCAGCATCCTCGCAAATTTTGGGGGCGAGATGATATTCAACGAGTCGGGGGAAGCGCGCGGCCTCTTCGGGATGGTTCATCAAAAGCCATAATCCGGCATCGGATTTGCCAAGAGTTCCGGCCACATAAACACGGTCACCCGGTTTCGCTCCGTCACGGAGGAGAGTCGTTTCGCCTTCGGTTTTACCCAAAAGCGTTGTCGAAAACATCCCGACATCTCCCGAAACCGTATCTCCACCAATCAACGTAATTCCTCTTCTCTCAAAGCCTTGCGATACCGCCCTTGCAATTCTGTCGCAAGTTTCTTTGCTCCAAGATTTGTTCACGCAGAGTCCAAAGAGAGCAATGCAGGGCCGACCGCCCATGGAAGACACATCCGAAACGTTGGACACAATGTGCTTCTCGACCGCCTGTTCCGGACTCGACCAGTCCAGGCGGAAGTGCGTGTTTTCGACCGAGAGATCCTTTGTTGCAAGCCAGCCATCAAAGATGGCGCAGTCATCACCGGCGGACAACCAGCTGCGGTGCGAGGGCGATTCTTTTTTTAAGGGTACAGCCCCTTCCAAAATTTTGCTGACGAACCTGAATTCGCCAAGATCAGGGAATTTCATATTTTTAAGGACAAATCAATTTTTTCTCCCAATAATTTAACAATAAACTTTCTATACTTTAGGTGTGGGACACATATTTTTTATAACGCCATCATCGCCCGGCAGCCTCGACAAGCTGAACCAGTGGACCTTCCGCTGGCTTTTAGAACATGGGAACATGGCAGACGATTCCACCCTCTACACGTGCAATTCTATCGAAAGCGCACAGAGCCTTTTGGAATCTGCACTCATCATCGGTCAATCACCGGCGCTCATCATCTTTGATCATGCGAACCATGCGACCGAGAAGAACCTTGCATTCAGCAAGGAACTCCACAACGGCATACCGGAATCGTGGATTATCGAAATCATTCCAGACGACATGC
It encodes the following:
- a CDS encoding AgmX/PglI C-terminal domain-containing protein; the encoded protein is MEMCKMKNFFIAIVVASVAFVFSSCKEETSRQMESSSSTVTKESVKFRRISAKIDSNSSWYRRGKPIPGFSEERKTTFFHCDSPVMSCFPGYPPVKNMYKGHVKIPSLSDIDLKNENGANRTASDVMKVFRQRTPGLRHVYNRYLKKNPGFQGEITLKFTIAPKGEITDVSIVSSTTQNRNFDAEIQQLVGSWVFFRVKSGETIVSIPFTFTE
- a CDS encoding ATP-dependent helicase, which translates into the protein MANTVDGNVLDRELNPEQAAAAKKINGPMLILAGAGSGKTRCITYKIAHLVSFHNVESNRVLAVTFTNKAAREMKDRIQKLLDNRLPFMWMGTFHSVCLKLLKLCLAKDFVIQALGGKWFDANFSIYDDDDQKRILKEILKDDLGDDYDPAELKKVHGAISRYKNTILYKGDKATLQTPDIAMLNAEFADQERNARYYAAYQKKLSESNAMDFDDLLFNTVKMLQMVPRLVESLRHQFQYVVVDEYQDTNDVQYELLKLLINPETKNVTVVGDDDQSIYGWRGANIKIIRNFHRDFAPVTIVKLERNYRSTANIVKGAGSVIAHNVRPAEMQKNVFSKEEAGELIHVRYFEDDRSEASNIAKAIAQAGPDFYAKTAVFYRTNAQSRLLEKALNDLRIPSVIFGGTRFWDRKEIKDILAYLRVLANEKDDAAYLRVINTPPRAIGKTTVEGVLAKVKAGEGSLWDNLLAEANGTGRGAPKLKGFTDLVIRWKNMMNSGETPLPILAENIINDIGYKEFLRKEDETTADERIANLDEMINAIREFDEDHPGATLDAFLQDISLLTDGDKKVDTSKGLVTLMTIHMAKGLEFNTVHLAGCDDEIFPLVRGTSMLSMAEINEQMEEERRLFYVGCTRAEKKLYLYHAERRFFQGNIRPFAPSRFLKELDPSVVDFTPCLNTRPSVPSFVGNTRSSSSYGSSNYGSRPSYGSSGSFGSSRSSGGSYSGNSYGSSRSGSGSYGGSSYGSYGSRPAAVPASIKKNDKHIVYRNPIKVASPKPAASSGPHVVYDEYSQVANQNPYQAGVRVRHSKYGNGVIMKAYGSGDNARVDVRFDRENINRTIILKYAALEIIG
- a CDS encoding GspE/PulE family protein, with translation MKDSNSLGQLLVRVNLINEDQLKYAEDEVKYQAQLGKKVTLVQILIKAGMVKQEQLTDILGVQMQSVTKKRIGEMLLDQGFITQDQLNEALEKQKTSGGKRLGRVLVDLKFIDEKKLTDILCCQFEVPFVKLDAIKLDEKVYEYISEDQCKTHKIVPLYVTKDSRQALVVAMADPTNVRLRDSIKFKVKKNVDVVMASEQDIKKTIDILFAGHGPAEESLAELIGSSNDDELETVERGQGGNDEPELTDEEGRQVVKIVTTLIHEAIARHASDIHLEPQETFLKLRYRIDGDLQVMSPIPARLMPQILSRIKLLSKMDIAEKRKPLDGRFTVRYKGAEVDLRVSSFPISLRKRGVCEKIVMRILDPNSGQFPLKEMGFDPRVLKQFIDAINAPNGIVLVTGPTGSGKSTTLYASIREILDSTINISTMEDPVELNIDGVNQGQINNAAGFTFAAGIRALLRQDPDVIMIGEMRDQETSTMAIEAALTGHLVFSTLHTNDAAGAFPRLLEMGLEPFLVSTAIKGVLAQRLVRRICKNCKEPVEISQELRDELHLSPDMQFYHGRGCEKCDGSGFKGRCGIYEFLVPNESVRNLVIKRASGDEIKREAIKSCEMITLRMDGINKALQGQTTLEQAIGASTADE
- the thiL gene encoding thiamine-phosphate kinase, with product MKFPDLGEFRFVSKILEGAVPLKKESPSHRSWLSAGDDCAIFDGWLATKDLSVENTHFRLDWSSPEQAVEKHIVSNVSDVSSMGGRPCIALFGLCVNKSWSKETCDRIARAVSQGFERRGITLIGGDTVSGDVGMFSTTLLGKTEGETTLLRDGAKPGDRVYVAGTLGKSDAGLWLLMNHPEEAARFPRLVEYHLAPKICEDAGAQLVKQGVRGACMDISDGLSSEANHLALSSGVSIEIDEKKLPIDPDVLEMCDYFGLSPLKFALNGGEEYELLFTSNVTKSIYLEGTPQKAEIYEIGFVDSGCGVYLKNQVGGRIILNAQAWSHL